A part of Miscanthus floridulus cultivar M001 chromosome 6, ASM1932011v1, whole genome shotgun sequence genomic DNA contains:
- the LOC136457773 gene encoding uncharacterized protein isoform X5 codes for MRSCKPRTTTSIRICTTDAAASNVAAGLSASSSILEAQTSDAKIQIKALVSQLLSLTQQVVSADSIQANDAELATQKEEIKSLKAYLGEESYSKKKDFCQQKIEDGEKLEKPLRATKAILKIISSEKETTEESLKTADEGESSSDELQSSNNDESRSSGTSDDNTTDEDGSDSGESTRTESLTFNTQFSMHKLMKLICALTEPQKRLIDQCGFGSILKLKCRNMPYKQLIVWLARYYDEKTQCIKIPGTGAFKIDALTVHWILGIPRGRAKIKARASREVKSVIANDTTPGPLAPKIQDLIAMITPELMGDRFVRIFMLVVLSIFLCPTSSTRASCHYYEGIHLVKKIKSYDWCDAVMSSLKSGLSKFQKYVGKGNTCEKATLSGCIFVLFTAYFDYLGSEINIVPQTIPRIDAWTDDFVDQYMVLYPKFKKMEIKKVECTVFGKTHFNQRSTRDSCFDASNESPSAANVAGPSSQHKTSKKVKKQSTKGPSHTLLHENVQIDRYSAQRVIPDCTDSGFRVFSGEELHLDVDKYIRSITGTDCSNEVFVNLRNLCQSFFKDSFRKYISSVEPVIVSQSCALVKSYLSGLQQSHTEKVSGDPSKENVDDDTSSANTDGFLKLSIHTDKIVGGSSNWKDHDGSSNLDIAASEKSPIDTQMGDASPSKDKEDDAPSNPVAHGNKKLSIKQMR; via the exons ATGAGGAGTTGCAAGCCAAGAACGACGACCTCCATAAGAAT TTGTACTACAGATGCGGCTGCTTCAAATGTGGCTGCTGGTCTATCTGCTTCATCGAGCATATTAGAGGCACAAACTTCAGATGCAAAAATCCAGATCAAAGCCTTAGTTTCTCAATTGTTAAGCTTGACACAGCAGGTTGTGAGCGCTGACTCCATTCAAGCCAATGATGCTGAACTTGCCACTCAAAAAGAAGAGATTAAAT CATTGAAGGCTTATCTGGGAGAGGAGAGCTATTCAAAGAAAAAGGACTTTTGTCAGCAGAAAATCGAAGATGGGGAAAAACTTGAGAAGCCTCTGAGGGCCACAAAAGCTATATTGAAAATCATATCTTCTGAGAAAGAGACTACTGAAGAGAGTCTAAAG ACGGCTGATGAGGGAGAAAGTTCTTCTGATGAGTTGCAGTCTTCTAATAATGAT GAATCTCGTTCTTCTGGTACTAGTGATGATAATACCACTGATGAGGATGGGAGTGACAGTGGCGAGAGCACCAGAACTGAATCCTTA aCATTCAACACTCAATTTTCAATGCATAAGTTGATGAAACTGATATGTGCTCTTACCGAACCTCAGAAACGGCTGATTGATCAATGTGGGTTTGGCTCCATACTTAAGCTGAAATGTAGAAACATGCCTTATAAGCAGCTCATTGTCTGGTTGGCAAGGTACTATGATGAGAAGACACAGTGTATCAAAATTCCAGGGACTGGTGCATTCAAGATTGATGCTCTGACAGTCCATTGGATTCTTGGAATTCCTCGTGGTCGAGCTAAGATAAAAGCAAGAGCTTCTCGGGAGGTCAAGTCTGTTATTGCTAATGATACAACTCCAGGACCGTTAGCACCAAAGATTCAAGATCTTATTGCCATGATTACTCCTGAGCTTATGGGGGACAGATTTGTTAGGATCTTCATGTTAGTAGTCCTCTCTATATTTCTGTGCCCGACCAGTTCAACCAGAGCCAGCTGTCATTACTATGAGGGAATCCATTTAGTAAAAAAGATCAAGTCTTATGATTGGTGTGATGCAGTGATGAGTTCTTTGAAATCTGGGCTTTCTAAATTCCAAAAGTATGTGGGTAAAGGGAATACTTGTGAGAAAGCGACTTTGTCTGGTTGCATTTTTGTCCTATTT ACTGCCTACTTTGATTATCTGGGTTCAGAGATCAATATTGTTCCGCAGACTATACCTCGTATTGATGCTTGGACTGATGATTTTGTTGATCAGTATATGGTACTTTACCCAAAATTTAAAAAGATGGAG ATTAAAAAAGTTGAATGTACTGTTTTTGGGAAGACTCATTTCAATCAAAGAAGTACAAGAGATTCCTGTTTTGATGCTTCAAATGAGTCACCTTCTGCAGCAAATGTTGCTGGGCCTTCTTCACAGCATAAGACATCTAAGAAAGTGAAAAAG CAGAGCACAAAGGGTCCTTCACATACACTTCTACATGAAAATGTGCAAATTGATAGGTATTCTGCGCAGAGAGTAATTCCTGACTGTACTGATTCTGGTTTTCGTGTTTTCTCTGGAGAGGAACTGCATCTTGATGTTGACAAGTATATTCGTTCTATTACTGGCACTGATTGTAGCAATGAG GTGTTTGTGAATTTGAGGAACTTATGCCAATCTTTCTTCAAAGATTCATTTAGGAAGTATATTTCGTCTGTTGAGCCGGTTATTGTGAGTCAGTCTTGTGCATTGGTCAAATCTTATTTGTCTGGTCTGCAACAATCTCACACTGAGAAAGTATCCGGTGATCCTTCTAAAGAGAATGTAGATGATGATACTTCAAGTGCAAATACTGATGGTTTTCTAAAATTGTCAATTCACACTGACAAAATAGTTGGTGGTAGTTCAAATTGGAAAGACCATGATGGTAGTTCAAATCTGGATATTGCTGCCTCTGAAAAATCACCAATTGACACTCAGATGGGAGATGCTAGTCCTTCAAAAGACAAAGAAGATGATGCTCCTTCAAATCCAGTTGCTCATGGTAATAAGAAATTGTCAATTAAACAAATGAGGTGA